Proteins found in one Quercus robur chromosome 2, dhQueRobu3.1, whole genome shotgun sequence genomic segment:
- the LOC126699127 gene encoding putative B3 domain-containing protein At4g03170, whose amino-acid sequence MEKRKWLCEIEKVNGDDEYSEECIEEEEAALILLDMSNTKSLDKKTAMALREQQRKRLENRTRLRLRLNPNLNRNPHVKGISKSIPKALLPSMRGHEEILALFMKSPKAPLFPRITSLLGLIKECCSMPYEKQLTKTDLRDDQARLSIKKAYVEQYLLNLLNEDENIEEGIPVIVYDENGKTYPMMFKLWSSKIYVLTHGWKTFYIDSKLYYHDDFITSVTLWTFRHLRTARLCFVIFTKTSPAVEPVTRRRIK is encoded by the coding sequence ATGGAGAAGAGAAAGTGGTTGTGTGAAATTGAAAAGGTTAATGGCGATGATGAATACTCTGAGGAATGTATCGAGGAAGAAGAAGCGGCTTTGATTCTTCTTGATATGAGCAACACAAAGTCGTTGGACAAGAAAACTGCCATGGCTTTACGTGAACAGCAAAGAAAGAGGCTTGAGAATCGAACTaggctgaggctgaggctgaACCCGAACCTGAACCGGAACCCACATGTAAAAGGTATAAGCAAGTCAATCCCAAAGGCACTTCTTCCAAGTATGCGTGGTCACGAAGAAATACTAGCCCTCTTTATGAAAAGCCCTAAAGCCCCGCTTTTCCCACGAATCACAAGCCTCTTGGGCCTCATTAAAGAGTGCTGCTCCATGCCTTATGAGAAGCAGTTGACTAAAACTGACTTGAGAGACGACCAAGCCAGGCTTTCTATCAAGAAGGCGTACGTCGAACAGTATCTTTTGAATTTGCTGAACGAAGATGAAAACATAGAAGAAGGAATTCCTGTTATTGTGTATGATGAGAATGGTAAAACATACCCAATGATGTTCAAGCTTTGGTCCTCAAAGATTTATGTTCTTACACATGGGTGGAAGACATTTTACATTGACAGTAAACTATACTACCATGATGATTTTATCACTTCAGTTACCTTGTGGACTTTCCGCCATCTTCGAACCGCGAGGCTTTGCTTTGTCATCTTCACCAAAACATCACCAGCAGTCGAGCCCGTAACGAGGAGGAGGATAAAGTAG